The following proteins are co-located in the Tachysurus vachellii isolate PV-2020 chromosome 17, HZAU_Pvac_v1, whole genome shotgun sequence genome:
- the ankhd1 gene encoding ankyrin repeat and KH domain-containing protein 1 isoform X5: MQDAVAGTAMLTDGFEDEIDSVTPRSPALGMGVGATPGAGLGGLGLGVGGKKVRLFGEPGGPAADRLDFKLTAAAVLSSGPGSGSDEDEVSEVESFILDQEDLDNPVLKTASELLLSTAADGADLRTVDPETQARLEALLEAAAFADPEVLRRLTSSVSCALDEAAAALTRMRAENTLNANQADNRSLPEACSDGDVNAVKKLLDEGHSVNEHTEEGESLLCLACSAGYYELAQVLLAMHANVEDRGIKGDITPLMAAASGGYVDIVKLLLVHGADVNAQSSSGNTALTYACAGGFLDVVKVLLKEGANIEDHNENGHTPLMEAASAGHVEVARVLLEYGAGINTHSNEFKESALTLACYKGHLDMVRFLLEAGADQEHKTDEMHTALMEACMDGHVEVARLLLDSGAQVNMPADSFESPLTLAACGGHVELAALLIERGANLEEVNDEGYTPLMEAAREGHEEMVALLLAQGANINAQTEETQETALTLACCGGFLEVADFLIKAGADIELGCSTPLMEAAQEGHLELVKYLLAAGANVHATTATGDTALTYACENGHTDVADVLLQTGADLEHESEGGRTPLMKAARAGHLCTVQFLISKGANVNRATANNDHTVVSLACAGGHLAVVELLLAHGADPTHRLKDGSTMLIEAAKGGHTNVVSYLLDYPNNILSVPAPDLSQLTPPSHDTSQAPRVPFQALAMVVPPQEPDSVPSTIATPPPVTTKGMSKQRLNTLQSNTVATGGLDADLLPPFHPYQPLECIVEETEGKLNELGQRISAIEKAQLESLELIQGEPLTKDKIEELKKSREEQVQKKKKILKELQKVERQLQLKTQQQLNKEYMEGKMKEEPGQAAGVEAPSTPLPPQATQLGSSTGCNDDDKDQTLPDDEDDEEGEEDDEDEDDGDYAELPQVDTILHREGIQQPAPPPPPQPLSLQGPPPPPLQSSFVPIQPMNAQQSTDFGSTEYPGSSSPDLQRVMLGQQLSGLGPGLLAQAPDGLMVATPAQTLTDTLDDIMAAVSSRVPMLNTTTSPIPQPTTQTPMNTVSPSSMLPLYPSVDIDAHTESNHDTALTLACAGGHEELVSVLIARGANIEHRDKKGFTPLILAATAGHVGVVEILLDKGGDIEAQSERTKDTPLSLACSGGRQEVVELLLLRGANKEHRNVSDYTPLSLAASGGYVNIIKILLNAGAEINSRTGSKLGISPLMLAAMNGHVPAVKLLLDMGSDINAQIETNRNTALTLACFQGRAEVVSLLLDRKANVEHRAKTGLTPLMEAASGGYAEVGRVLLDKGADVNAPPVPSSRDTALTIAADKGHYKFCELLINRVAHIDVRNKKGNTPLWLAANGGHFDVVQLLVQAGADVDAADNRKITPLMAAFRKGHVKVVQYLVKEVNQFPSDIECMRYIATIADKELLKKCHQCMETIVKAKDQQAAEANKNASILLKELDLEKSREESKKQALAAKREKRKEKRKKKKEEQKKKLEEEAKVKDTYSETQDLKEDSAEEPEVPIEPPSATTTTTIGISATSTTFTNAFGKKRASVVTTPSTNRKNKKNKTKDSPTEPIILQDPQVALAQQKADKNKIHGEPRGGGAPGGTSDSDNLDSTDCNSESSNGSKSQDLADLSSSSTSFSSSAPTGTSQPLLMAEKRQAMSHPTSREEKVTVSISRPQQKSHEVISDLTPSSLPTSFKTISLPVTSPNSKMNLTSPKRGQKREEGWKEVVRRSKKLSVPASVVSRIMGRGGCNITAIQDVTGAHIDVDKQKDKNGERMITIRGGTESTRHAVQLINALIQDPAKELEDLIPRNHIRQPGTNTKIGSTYTTSTGATSTTAASSKGLSSVVPSSSVSFQSSSNSTTQQASKMGKNMAPGVRPQFVSLPPLAYTHPQLALLAAQTMHQIRHPRLPMAQFGGTFSPSPNTWGPFPVRPVSPGSANSSPKHSGSVPPRPSSSAPATAEHLAPVSSAIIASGSTASPTSTVPSKTPTPTSVRKQLFSSEPKPTAVPAVATTASSTPAVQTPPAPLSCAPTTPTTPPPMPAPIAPSTQHTQALKTESTPAGTPAKEKPVVDLPVPVSTAPCEGSSPSTPLHFPASPSAQPVLPVLAEVRQQVPLPFTASTEPSSSSTVQPGVTLPVSRPVPPTTVSSTIANTSSTLPLYTTPAGTGVSTRLQPPTTYYPMGPGAPMQEQQSVFVPSGATQEPHKQQQQPTQPSLATASMPPHSLQISSTMGMLNGSQVHLHSGKAQLPPNFGPAALFNHFSSIFDSNQVGNNQVWGACHLPTRTPPEQPYSAPPAYMGGMGQMESTMPPPDGSKAPGYRCTSQRVVSSPIGMHPMDPSGNSISSSTALTSFATSMSASPVFLQGPAPVGTPSFSRQHFSPHPWSASTSCESPVPSVSSGASSPLCTSTVTPALIQAKPSSSCQQDRKVPPPIGTERLARIRQTGSVNHTMLPTSYTPPVGQGGIWSFGVGSASEAMSGWSQPMMGGPVIHQQLQEQSAFSQHQAMERDDTGIVAPSNTFHQPMPTNFMDFPKGLPMSMYGGTMIPPHPQMAEAPGGPMYNGLHTTDPAWNPILKVVPSSAENTDPQQVWPGTWAPHVGNVHLNHVN, from the exons CCTTCGCAGATCCCGAGGTGCTGCGCCGCCTGACGTCATCAGTGAGCTGCGCACTGGACGAAGCCGCTGCCGCCCTCACACGCATGAGGGCTGAAAACACGCTCAACGCCAACCAGGCAGACAA CCGTAGCCTGCCTGAGGCCTGCTCCGACGGAGACGTAAACGCGGTGAAGAAGCTGCTGGACGAGGGCCACAGCGTCAACGAACACACAGAGGAAGGAGAGAGCCTGCTCTGTCTGGCCTGCTCCGCTGGATACTATGAGCTCGCACAG GTCTTGCTGGCGATGCACGCTAACGTAGAGGACCGAGGCATCAAGGGAGACATCACGCCTCTCATGGCTGCTGCTAGTGGTGGTTACGTAGACATCGTCAAACTGCTCTTGGTTCACGGAGCAGATGTCAACGCACAGTCCTCTTCAG GTAACACAGCACTGACGTACGCCTGTGCTGGTGGTTTCCTGGATGTCGTAAAAGTTCTTCTAAAGGAGGGAGCCAACATTGAAGATCACAACGAGAACGGCCACACGCCCCTAATGGAGGCAGCTAGCGCGGGCCATGTGGAGGTGGCACGTGTGCTCCTAGAATATGGTGCAGGGatcaacacacactccaacGAGTTTAAGGAAAGCGCTCTCACACTAGCCTGCTATAAAG GGCATTTGGACATGGTGCGGTTTCTCTTGGAGGCAGGAGCTGACCAGGAACACAAGACGGACGAGATGCACACGGCACTCATGGAAGCCTGCATG GATGGGCACGTAGAGGTGGCACGGTTGCTGTTAGACAGCGGTGCGCAGGTAAACATGCCAGCGGATTCGTTTGAGTCGCCGCTGACCCTAGCAGCTTGCGGTGGGCATGTGGAGCTGGCAGCACTTCTTATTGAGCGAGGGGCAAACCTGGAGGAGGTCAACGATGAGGGATACACTCCCCTTATGGAGGCTGCACGTGAGGGTCACGAGGAAATGGTGGCTTTGCTCCTGGCACAAG GTGCAAACATCAACGCTCAGACGGAAGAGACACAGGAGACGGCGCTGACACTGGCTTGCTGTGGGGGTTTCTTGGAGGTGGCTGACTTCCTCATCAAAGCTGGCGCAGACATCGAGCTCGGATGCTCCACTCCTCTCATGGAGGCTGCGCAGGAAGGACATCTAGAGCTGGTCAAGTACCTGCTGGCTGCTG GAGCTAATGTCCATGCCACGACAGCCACGGGGGACACAGCGCTGACATACGCCTGTGAAAACGGACACACAGATGTAGCTGATGTGCTGCTTCAGACCGGAGCTGACCTT gaaCATGAGTCAGAAGGTGGAAGGACTCCACTGATGAAAGCAGCCAGAGCAGGGCATCTTTGCACTGTGCAGTTTCTAATCAGTAAAG GTGCTAATGTTAACAGAGCCACAGCCAATAACGATCACACAGTGGTGTCTCTCGCCTGTGCTGGAGGTCACCTGGCTGTGGTGGAACTGCTGCTGGCTCATGGTGCAGATCCCACTCACAGACTGAAG GATGGCTCAACTATGCTGATAGAAGCTGCTAAGGGTGGTCACACCAATGTGGTGTCCTACTTGCTAGACTACCCAAACAACATTTTGTCAGTCCCAGCACCGGATTTATCTCAGCTCACGCCCCCCTCCCATGACACATCTCAG GCTCCTAGAGTCCCATTCCAAGCTCTGGCCATGGTGGTACCACCTCAGGAGCCAGACAGCGTGCCGTCCACCATTGCCACACCCCCACCCGTCACAACTAAAG GGATGTCAAAGCAAAGGCTGAACACTCTGCAGAGCAATACTGTGGCCACAGGGGGGCTGGACGCTGACCTTCTCCCTCCATTCCACCCGTACCAACCCCTCGAGTGCATTGTTGAGGAGACGGAAGGCAAGCTAAACGAGCTGGGCCAGCGCATTAGCGCTATCGAGAAGGCCCAACTGGAGTCGCTAGAGCTGATCCAGGGCGAGCCGCTCACCAAAGACAAGATCGAAGAGCTGAAGAAGAGCCGTGAGGAGCAGgtccaaaagaagaagaagatcctGAAGGAGCTGCAGAAGGTCGAGCGGCAGCTGCAACTCAAGACGCAGCAGCAGCTCAACAAAGAATACATGGAGGGCAAGATGAAGGAAGAGCCGGGCCAGGCGGCAGGGGTGGAGGCACCCAGCACCCCCCTGCCACCACAGGCCACGCAGCTGGGCTCCAGTACAGGGTGCAATGATGACGACAAAGACCAGACGCTCcctgatgatgaggatgatgaggagggcgaagaggatgatgaggatgaggatgacgGAGACTATGCTGAGCTCCCACAGGTGGACACCATCCTGCACCGAGAGGGAATACAACAGCCAGCACCACCGCCTCCACCTCAGCCCCTCAGCCTCCAAGGACCACCTCCTCCACCGCTACAGTCCAGCTTTGTCCCCATTCAACCTATGAATGCACAGCAGTCCACAGACTTCGGTAGCACAGAGTACCCAGGCAGCAGCAGCCCGGACCTGCAGAGGGTAATGTTGGGCCAGCAGCTGTCTGGGCTCGGGCCGGGTCTCCTCGCACAGGCACCGGATGGCCTCATGGTGGCCACGCCTGCACAGACGCTCACAGACACTCTGGACGACATCATGGCAG CAGTGAGCAGCAGAGTGCCTATGTTAAACACTACAACCTCACCCATACCTCAGCCCACAACACAGACGCCCATGAACACTGTCTCCCCATCCTCCATGCTCCCACTCTATCCATCTGTAGACATCGATGCACAT acGGAGAGCAATCATGACACGGCTCTGACTCTGGCCTGCGCAGGTGGCCATGAAGAGCTGGTGTCGGTACTCATTGCACGTGGCGCCAACATTGAGCACCGGGACAAAAAGG GGTTCACTCCATTGATCCTGGCTGCCACAGCAGGTCACGTTGGCGTTGTTGAGATCCTCCTGGACAAAGGAGGAGACATCGAGGCGCAGTCTGAAAGGACCAAAGACACCCCTCTCTCCCTTGCGTGCTCAGGCGGAAGACAAGAG GTCGTAGAACTGTTGCTTCTTCGCGGTGCAAACAAGGAGCACCGAAACGTGTCCGACTACACCCCACTCAGCCTGGCAGCCTCAGGAGGATATGTCAATATAATCAAAATTCTCCTCAATGCCGGAGCTGAGATCAATTCCAG GACGGGCAGCAAGCTGGGCATCTCTCCTTTAATGTTGGCAGCAATGAATGGCCATGTACCTGCAGTGAAGCTGCTGCTGGACATGGGCTCTGACATTAACGCTCAGATCGAAACCAATCGcaacacagcactgacactggccTGCTTCCAGGGTCGAGCTGAGGTGGTCAGCTTGCTGCTGGACCGCAAGGCTAATGTGGAACATCGTGCCAAG ACGGGACTCACCCCTCTTATGGAAGCTGCATCTGGTGGTTATGCTGAGGTGGGCCGTGTGCTGCTAGATAAAGGTGCTGATGTCAATGCCCCTCCTGTCCCTTCTTCTCGTGACACTGCCCTCACTATCGCTGCAGACAAGGGCCACTACAAGTTTTGTGAGCTTCTCATTAACAG AGTGGCTCACATTGATGTGCGTAATAAGAAGGGGAACACTCCTCTGTGGTTGGCTGCAAACGGGGGTCATTTTGATGTAGTGCAGCTGCTGGTGCAGGCGGGAGCCGATGTGGACGCAGCAGACAACCGCAAGATCACACCTCTCATGGCAGCATTCCGTAAG gggCATGTGAAAGTGGTCCAGtatttagtgaaggaggtgaaCCAGTTCCCCTCTGACATTGAATGCATGAGATACATCGCCAccattgcagataag GAGCTGCTGAAGAAGTGTCATCAGTGCATGGAAACCATCGTGAAAGCCAAAGACCAGCAGGCAGCTGAGGCTAACAAGAATGCCAGTATTCTGCTCAAGGAACTTGATCTTGAGAAG TCCCGCgaagaaagcaaaaaacaagctcttgcagcaaaaagagagaagCGTAAAGAGAAGcgcaagaagaagaaggaggaacaaaagaaaaagcttGAAGAGGAGGCAAAAGTGAAGGATACGTATTCTGAGACACAAGACCTGAAGGAGGACTCTGCTGAAG AGCCAGAGGTTCCCATTGAGCCCCCAAGcgccactaccaccaccaccattggCATCTCAGCCACGTCTACCACGTTCACCAATGCCTTTGGTAAAAAGCGGGCCAGCGTGGTTACCACGCCCAGCACCAAccgaaagaataaaaagaacaagACCAAGGACTCGCCCACTGAACCCATCATACTACAGGACCCTCAGGTGGCGCTAGCACAACAAAAGGCAGACAAAAACAAGATCCACGGTGAGCCACGGGGCGGCGGGGCACCTGGAGGCACCAGCGACTCTGACAACCTGGACAGCACAGACTGCAACAGTGAAAGCAGCAACGGCAGTAAAAGCCAGGACCTGGCTGACTTATCATCTTCATCCACCTCGTTTTCTTCCTCCGCTCCCACAGGGACCAGCCAGCCTCTACTAATGGCTGAGAAGAGACAGGCCATGTCGCATCCCACTTCTCGGGAAGAGAAGGTCACCGTGTCCATTTCCAGACCACAACAGAA ATCTCATGAGGTTATTAGTGACTTGACCCCCAGTTCCTTGCCCACATCTTTCAAGACCATTTCACTGCCAGTCACGTCACCTAACAGCAAGATGAACCTCACCAGCCCTAAGAGGGGCcaaaagagagaggagggatGGAAGGAGGTTGTACGAAG GTCAAAGAAGCTCTCGGTTCCAGCCTCTGTGGTATCTCGAATCATGGGCAGAGGTGGCTGCAATATCACAGCCATTCAAGATGTGACAGGCGCGCACATAGATGttgacaaacagaaagacaaaaatggCGAGAGAATGATCACTATCAG AGGTGGCACAGAGTCCACACGACATGCTGTCCAACTGATCAACGCGCTTATCCAGGACCCTGCCAAAGAGTTAGAGGACCTGATACCTCGCAACCATATTCGTCAGCCCGGGACAAACACCAAAATTGGTTCCACTTACACCACCTCCACAGGGGCCACTAGCACCACTGCGGCCAGTTCAAAAGGCCTGTCGTCAGTTGTGCCGTCCTCCAGTGTGTCCTTCCAGTCCTCTTCCAACTCAACCACTCAGCAAGCTAGCAAAATGGGCAAAAATATGGCACCTGGTGTTAGACCACAGTTTGTCTCTCTGCCACCGTTGGCCTACACACACCCCCAGTTGGCCCTGCTCGCAGCGCAGACCATGCATCAGATTCGTCACCCACGTCTGCCAATGGCACAGTTTGGCGGCACTTTCTCTCCCTCACCCAACACGTGGGGCCCGTTCCCTGTGCGCCCTGTGAGCCCTGGCAGTGCTAACAGCTCACCTAAACACAGTGGCAGTGTGCCCCCACGCCCTTCCAGCTCTGCCCCTGCTACCGCTGAGCACCTTGCCCCGGTATCAAGTGCTATCATTGCCTCTGGTTCCACTGCCTCTCCCACCAGCACTGTCCCCTCCAAAACACCTACACCCACCTCTGTAAGGAAGCAGCTTTTCTCTTCTGAGCCCAAGCCTACAGCGGTGCCTGCTGTTGCCACAACTGCAAGCAGTACTCCTGCTGTGCAAACCCCTCCTGCTCCCCTCAGCTGTGCTCCAACGACTCCCACGACCCCTCCACCTATGCCTGCCCCCATCGCACCATCTACACAGCATACTCAAGCTCTGAAAACAGAATCCACTCCCGCTGGTACGCCTGCTAAAGAAAAGCCAGTGGTTGAtctgcctgttcctgtttctacTGCCCCGTGTGAGGGCTCCAGCCCTTCTACCCCCCTGCACTTCCCTGCATCTCCCTCTGCACAGCCTGTATTGCCTGTTCTGGCTGAGGTCAGACAACAGGTGCCCCTGCCCTTCACCGCCAGCACAGAACCAAGTTCCTCCTCCACAGTCCAACCAGGCGTCACCCTGCCCGTCTCTCGTCCTGTACCGCCCACCACGGTCAGCAGCACAATCGCAAACACCAGCAGCACCTTACCTCTCTACACCACACCTGCTGGAACTGGGGTGTCCACTCGCTTACAGCCCCCGACAACGTACTACCCCATGGGACCTGGAGCACCTATGCAGGAGCAGCAGTCTGTTTTCGTACCATCGGGTGCAACACAGGAGCCGCATAAGCAGCAACAGCAGCCTACCCAGCCTAGCTTAGCCACAGCTAGCATGCCACCCCATTCACTTCAGATATCCTCTACCATGGGCATGTTAAATGGGTCACAGGTGCACCTTCACAGTGGCAAAGCTCAGCTACCGCCGAACTTTGGCCCTGCAGCTCTTTTCAATCACTTTTCAAGCATCTTCGACAGCAACCAGGTGGGCAACAACCAGGTGTGGGGGGCCTGTCACCTTCCAACTCGCACTCCACCAGAACAGCCCTACAGCGCCCCACCTGCTTATATGGGAGGGATGGGGCAAATGGAGAGCACCATGCCTCCACCTGATGGTTCCAAGGCCCCAGGATATCGTTGTACGTCCCAGCGAGTTGTCTCTAGCCCCATTG GCATGCACCCCATGGACCCCTCAGGCAATTCCATCTCTTCTTCCACCGCGCTCACCAGCTTTGCCACAAGCATGTCAGCCAGCCCTGTTTTTCTGCAGGGCCCAGCTCCTGTAGGAACGCCCTCTTTCAGCCGACAGCACTTCTCCCCTCATCCTTGGAGCGCCTCCACATCCT GTGAGTCTCCAGTGCCCTCCGTGTCGTCTGGAGCATCTTCCCCTTTGTGCACGTCCACCGTGACACCTGCGCTGATCCAGGCCAAACCTAGTAGTTCCTGTCAGCAGGACCGCAAAGTGCCCCCGCCCATCGGGACAGAGCGCCTGGCTCGGATCCGGCAAACTGGCTCCGTCAACCATACCATGCTGCCCACCAGCTATACACCGCCGGTTGGACAGGGTGGCATCTGGTCTTTCGGTGTGGGCAGTGCCTCCG AAGCAATGTCAGGCTGGTCTCAGCCCATGATGGGTGGACCTGTGATTCACCAGCAGCTGCAGGAGCAGTCAGCCTTTTCTC